A single genomic interval of Helianthus annuus cultivar XRQ/B chromosome 13, HanXRQr2.0-SUNRISE, whole genome shotgun sequence harbors:
- the LOC110901495 gene encoding glutamic acid-rich protein-like, which translates to MEQNQKLLKKVATLEGRVEAQEKQIQELNRRTTDLKAEALKGREVQGLIMRDSRVDHERLNSHTERLGMMNWRVHLLEEARFAPAPEPAPVPAPPEPEPEEEEEEPEEVPKEEPEEEEEEQEEVPDNDGDDDDGSDLGDGDVDD; encoded by the coding sequence atggagcaaaatcagaaattactGAAAAAGGTTGCTACCCTAGAAGGGCGAGTGGAAGCTCAGGAGAAGCAGATTCAGGAACTTAATAGGAGAACTACTGATttgaaggcagaagccctaaaagggcgCGAGGTACAAGGTCTGATAATGAGAGACTCTCGAGTGGatcatgaaaggcttaactcgcaTACTGAAAGGCTTGGTATGATGAATTGGAGGGTCCATCTATTGGAGGAAGCCCGCTTCGCACCTGCACCCGAGCCAGCCCCAGTCCCGGCGCCTCCTGAGCCTGAgccggaagaggaggaagaagagcccGAAGAGGTTCCGAAGGAAGAGCcggaagaagaggaggaagagcaGGAGGAGGTCCCGGATAATGacggagatgatgatgatggtagtgacctcgggGATGGAGACGTGGACGACTGA